The following coding sequences are from one SAR86 cluster bacterium window:
- a CDS encoding diguanylate cyclase, with protein MAQIKQEFSAPAEAIEHYIEVVEQFAKENHLNVASEIGQIKDAEKKLLSQYEDAFNENTSLNSEKKSSEEYSVLRHNLRTPLNAIIGYSEILMEDFENDLSDEIIKDLESILNLSRDIEKAIERFVDFIRGELSETETSDSDQGQIENAESLFKSLGDIDYSLEIDEHLQNSDVLIVDDNVTNCEVLARRLSQNGLNCRMAYDGTTAIEEVEKKTPDLILLDVMLPDINGLELLKKFRKKNKIDSLPIIMVSAFNDVDSVAKCIKLGASDYLPKPLNGTILMAKSIASLEAKYFRSREQELLKELHVRATTCPLTGISNRKVVFDKINKAFRKTKKKDDYVFNILSMDIDFFKSINDTYGHPGGDEVLIAIANKLKSSFKPNLVGRVGGEEFIAVIDKLENLSVIDFCENIRKEIVDLSIKFQDHNIKVTMSGGLAASDEIDNLEDLINLADKRLYKAKEGGRNQIIFKK; from the coding sequence TTGGCACAGATAAAACAAGAATTTTCAGCTCCAGCAGAAGCTATTGAACATTACATAGAAGTTGTTGAACAGTTTGCAAAAGAAAATCATCTAAATGTTGCTTCTGAGATAGGTCAAATAAAAGACGCGGAAAAGAAGCTTTTGAGTCAATATGAAGACGCTTTCAATGAAAATACTTCACTAAATAGCGAAAAAAAATCTTCAGAAGAATATTCTGTATTGCGCCATAATCTTAGAACGCCATTGAACGCCATAATAGGATATAGCGAAATTCTAATGGAAGACTTTGAGAATGATTTATCTGACGAAATAATTAAAGATCTTGAATCGATTTTAAATCTTTCTAGAGACATCGAAAAAGCAATTGAAAGATTTGTAGATTTCATTAGAGGTGAGCTATCTGAAACAGAGACAAGTGATTCAGATCAAGGACAGATAGAAAATGCTGAATCTCTCTTTAAGTCTTTGGGTGACATTGACTATAGTTTAGAAATCGATGAGCATCTTCAAAACTCTGATGTTTTAATTGTTGATGACAACGTTACTAATTGTGAAGTTCTGGCACGAAGATTAAGTCAAAATGGTTTAAATTGCAGAATGGCTTATGACGGAACTACTGCTATTGAAGAAGTTGAAAAGAAGACACCTGATCTGATTTTATTAGACGTAATGCTGCCAGATATAAATGGCTTAGAGTTGCTAAAAAAATTTAGAAAAAAAAATAAAATTGATTCACTGCCGATAATTATGGTTTCTGCCTTCAATGATGTTGATAGCGTTGCCAAATGTATAAAACTAGGAGCATCGGATTATTTGCCAAAACCATTGAACGGCACAATCTTAATGGCTAAATCCATCGCGAGTTTGGAGGCAAAATATTTCCGTTCGAGGGAGCAAGAACTCCTTAAAGAATTACATGTGCGAGCAACAACCTGTCCCTTGACTGGAATTTCTAATAGAAAAGTGGTTTTTGATAAAATTAATAAAGCTTTTAGAAAAACTAAGAAGAAAGATGATTACGTTTTTAACATTCTTTCAATGGATATAGATTTCTTTAAATCCATCAACGATACTTATGGACATCCTGGAGGAGATGAGGTTTTGATAGCAATAGCAAATAAATTAAAGAGCTCTTTTAAACCCAATCTTGTAGGAAGAGTAGGAGGAGAGGAATTTATTGCGGTTATAGATAAACTTGAAAATCTTTCAGTCATTGATTTCTGTGAAAATATTAGAAAAGAAATAGTTGATTTATCTATAAAATTTCAAGATCATAATATAAAGGTCACAATGAGTGGAGGTCTCGCTGCTTCTGATGAGATTGACAACTTAGAAGATTTAATTAATTTAGCTGATAAGAGACTTTATAAGGCTAAAGAAGGTGGACGTAATCAAATTATTTTCAAAAAATAG
- a CDS encoding response regulator yields MKKILYVEDNEMNRDMLGRRLTRRDYEVIFAFDGQEGLDKMKSESPDVVLMDMGLPVMDGWEATTKAKADPEISDIPIIALTAHAMETDKQKALDCGADDFDTKPVDFKRLLEKIESNIN; encoded by the coding sequence ATGAAAAAAATACTGTACGTCGAAGATAATGAGATGAATCGCGACATGTTAGGACGCAGACTCACGAGACGAGATTACGAAGTAATTTTTGCTTTTGATGGCCAAGAAGGTTTGGATAAAATGAAATCTGAATCACCCGATGTTGTCCTTATGGATATGGGTTTACCAGTTATGGACGGCTGGGAAGCTACCACTAAAGCTAAAGCTGATCCTGAAATTTCTGACATACCCATAATTGCTCTAACAGCACACGCTATGGAAACAGACAAACAAAAGGCTCTTGATTGCGGAGCTGATGACTTTGATACGAAGCCAGTAGATTTTAAAAGACTTTTAGAAAAAATCGAATCTAATATTAACTAA
- a CDS encoding response regulator yields MRIRTTLILIGLIGNVILALSLIFLYNYRENIQRTFSSESLVSTYESAWFQTLETSFDSINAWLPQTGERGNFWDPEIEIFPEEELSSPDHQYSNPLIQFISDKNIGESGYLLDLMFEFDLDEGNLSFVKAYYPDGKRFYCSSALDLSGVDACNPSAKPEYLNDLDKYLSDASSRPRRSLQIIEDTTGNEISTLNQIMAFPVRAFSRDAEAIVVLGIDIRKSMETFGDEFELVTAVQTKDGVISLGDDYASFETDLGSYETTNYGISNLKAHVDKANVNLNDYGNRTSARDASLGSSITLLPLSSYLSSDKAQFFIFRNEKASIDQENSILSYILVLIIVVMIFVIAITSTISANIFGSVNKAIEVLQALTSGDLSKTMPQRKGIFRSENDEVGELAKALEIYRGHLNEMEDIRAKQANRRKERDTAIIEKMTILADELEGDSRTLILNDINKMKSLAKESSDEEGEEASIELMTVAFTRMAEEVQVLIDTRTKEMEESRDEALEANEQRSKFFANMSHELRTPLNAILGYGEMLYEECEDLGYDDLMPDLKKITTSGTHLLSLINNILDLSKIESGKMELYLTSFEIEKVVETLRDINAPLAAKNDNGFKIEVQEAIGSMTQDETKLRQCVTNFLSNAFKFTESGLVTLNVSTFDKDGVEMIEFKVTDDGEGMSQEGVSKVFEEYEQAERSTSATHGGTGLGLPISKRFAELMGGGVTVSSEKGKGSIFTIFIPRICEEAEDLENEEVSALAGENLCVLIDDDIAMHDLVKRTIKKAGLTLLGATNGEQGLNMIRETMPKLILLDVLMPGRDGWSILKECKSDESIKDIPVIMVSQMSQESLAFSLGADDYLTKPIERNKFLDVVKKFVSKESNNNTILIVDDDENTRDILSRALEDNGFKAITAKDGNEGLKQLSNDPTLIVLDLEMPRMDGFEFLEKFVTMEFKSKPNVIVYSGKELNEVQEDLLNANVEGLLKKDEVSINQLPNLISKILND; encoded by the coding sequence ATGCGTATAAGAACCACATTAATTTTAATTGGTTTAATAGGTAATGTAATACTTGCCCTTTCTCTTATTTTTTTATACAACTATAGAGAAAATATCCAAAGAACATTCTCAAGTGAGTCTCTCGTCTCAACCTATGAATCTGCCTGGTTTCAGACATTAGAAACTTCTTTTGATTCTATCAATGCTTGGCTACCTCAAACAGGTGAAAGAGGTAATTTTTGGGATCCTGAAATTGAAATTTTTCCAGAAGAAGAGCTTTCTTCTCCAGACCATCAATACAGCAATCCATTGATTCAATTTATTTCTGATAAAAATATTGGTGAATCAGGGTATTTGTTAGATCTAATGTTCGAATTTGATTTAGACGAGGGTAATTTGAGTTTTGTTAAAGCTTATTATCCTGATGGTAAAAGATTTTATTGTAGTTCTGCTTTAGATCTATCTGGAGTTGATGCTTGTAATCCAAGCGCTAAACCAGAATACCTTAATGATTTAGATAAATATCTATCGGATGCTTCTTCTAGACCTAGAAGATCGTTGCAAATCATTGAAGACACAACAGGTAATGAAATTAGTACATTAAATCAAATCATGGCATTTCCTGTCAGAGCCTTCTCAAGGGATGCAGAAGCAATTGTAGTTTTAGGAATTGATATAAGAAAGTCCATGGAAACCTTTGGTGATGAATTTGAATTAGTAACAGCAGTTCAAACAAAAGACGGAGTTATTTCTTTAGGAGATGATTACGCAAGTTTTGAAACTGATTTAGGATCCTATGAAACAACAAATTATGGAATATCTAATCTTAAAGCCCATGTAGATAAAGCTAATGTTAACCTAAATGATTATGGAAATAGAACTTCTGCTCGTGACGCCTCTTTAGGCTCTTCAATTACCCTTTTACCTTTAAGTTCATACTTATCTTCAGATAAAGCTCAGTTTTTTATCTTCAGAAATGAGAAAGCTAGTATTGATCAAGAAAATTCTATCTTATCCTACATATTGGTTCTAATAATAGTTGTAATGATTTTTGTAATTGCGATAACTTCGACGATCTCGGCAAATATATTTGGATCAGTTAATAAAGCTATTGAAGTATTACAAGCTTTAACAAGCGGAGATCTCTCTAAAACAATGCCACAAAGAAAAGGTATTTTTAGATCGGAAAACGATGAAGTTGGAGAATTAGCTAAAGCTTTAGAAATCTATAGAGGCCATTTGAATGAAATGGAAGATATAAGAGCTAAACAAGCGAATAGAAGAAAAGAGAGAGACACAGCAATCATAGAAAAAATGACTATTTTAGCTGATGAATTAGAAGGTGATTCCAGGACACTAATTTTAAATGATATAAATAAAATGAAGTCTTTAGCAAAAGAAAGTTCTGATGAAGAAGGAGAAGAAGCCTCTATAGAATTAATGACGGTAGCTTTCACTAGAATGGCTGAAGAGGTTCAAGTACTTATCGACACGAGAACAAAAGAAATGGAAGAATCTAGAGACGAAGCATTAGAAGCAAATGAGCAAAGAAGTAAGTTTTTTGCAAATATGAGTCATGAATTAAGAACACCATTAAATGCTATTTTAGGTTACGGGGAAATGTTGTATGAAGAGTGTGAAGACTTGGGCTACGATGATTTAATGCCTGATTTAAAAAAGATAACTACATCTGGAACACATTTACTCTCTCTCATTAACAATATTCTTGATTTATCAAAAATTGAATCAGGAAAAATGGAATTGTATCTCACTAGTTTCGAAATTGAGAAAGTTGTTGAAACTCTAAGAGATATAAATGCTCCTTTAGCTGCTAAGAATGATAATGGATTTAAGATTGAAGTTCAGGAAGCTATCGGTTCAATGACTCAAGATGAAACAAAATTAAGACAATGTGTTACAAATTTTTTAAGCAATGCATTTAAATTTACTGAAAGTGGATTAGTAACTCTAAATGTAAGCACCTTCGATAAAGACGGTGTAGAGATGATTGAATTCAAAGTCACAGATGATGGTGAAGGGATGAGCCAAGAAGGCGTTTCTAAGGTATTTGAAGAATATGAGCAAGCAGAAAGATCGACATCTGCAACTCACGGTGGTACAGGTCTGGGTCTACCAATTTCAAAAAGATTTGCCGAGCTTATGGGCGGAGGAGTGACAGTCTCATCTGAAAAAGGTAAAGGATCTATTTTTACAATTTTTATTCCTAGAATCTGCGAAGAAGCTGAGGATTTAGAAAATGAGGAAGTAAGTGCTTTAGCAGGTGAAAATTTATGCGTCCTCATCGACGATGATATTGCTATGCATGATCTAGTAAAAAGAACGATAAAGAAAGCGGGATTGACCTTATTGGGAGCCACAAATGGTGAGCAAGGTTTAAACATGATCCGTGAAACAATGCCAAAACTTATTCTATTAGATGTTCTTATGCCTGGAAGAGACGGTTGGTCTATCCTTAAAGAATGCAAATCAGACGAATCTATTAAAGACATACCAGTCATAATGGTTTCTCAGATGTCTCAAGAATCATTGGCTTTTTCTCTTGGAGCCGATGACTATTTAACAAAGCCTATCGAAAGAAATAAGTTTTTAGATGTAGTAAAAAAATTCGTTTCAAAAGAATCAAATAACAATACTATTTTAATAGTGGACGATGATGAAAATACTAGAGACATTTTATCCCGTGCGCTAGAAGACAATGGCTTTAAAGCCATAACAGCAAAAGATGGTAACGAGGGATTAAAACAACTATCAAATGACCCTACTTTAATAGTTCTTGATCTAGAAATGCCTAGAATGGATGGATTTGAATTTTTAGAAAAATTTGTGACGATGGAATTTAAATCTAAACCCAACGTAATAGTTTATTCAGGGAAAGAATTAAACGAAGTTCAAGAAGATTTATTAAATGCCAATGTTGAAGGATTGTTAAAAAAAGACGAAGTATCGATAAATCAGTTACCGAATTTAATTTCTAAAATTTTAAACGATTAG
- a CDS encoding energy transducer TonB: MNFHRRLSKLKFLIVSLSLALPSILFADTGYITVDGETIEIEVSRSYQTPATYPRKALRLEREGYVIIEFDVDQDGSVIDPYVLEGEPAGLFNRAAMKSIRKWIYEPSTYDGVPVQVNDVQVKINFNLTAAE; this comes from the coding sequence ATGAATTTCCACAGAAGATTATCCAAACTAAAATTCTTGATAGTTTCACTAAGTTTAGCTCTTCCCTCTATTCTTTTTGCTGACACTGGTTACATAACAGTTGACGGAGAGACAATAGAAATTGAAGTTTCTAGGTCATACCAAACACCAGCAACTTATCCAAGAAAAGCTTTACGTCTCGAACGAGAAGGATACGTGATAATAGAATTTGATGTGGATCAAGATGGTTCAGTAATTGATCCCTACGTATTAGAAGGTGAGCCAGCAGGTTTGTTTAACAGAGCTGCCATGAAATCAATAAGGAAATGGATTTACGAACCTTCCACTTATGATGGTGTTCCAGTCCAAGTCAATGATGTTCAAGTAAAAATTAATTTTAACTTGACCGCGGCCGAATAA
- a CDS encoding CBS domain-containing protein produces the protein MSLISELLLNQRYWEIFSISENSSIEDACKILHKNKIGALLVYCGKSDDPNNLVGIITERDVIEDISMKGAAHLQSQIKDIMSSKIIKVSPDNSTDEAMDLMIDNQIRHLAVMENEKLLGVVSMRDIVKKSN, from the coding sequence ATGTCTTTAATATCAGAACTTCTTTTAAATCAGAGGTATTGGGAAATATTTTCAATTTCAGAAAATTCTTCGATAGAGGATGCTTGTAAAATCTTGCATAAAAATAAAATTGGAGCTTTATTAGTTTATTGTGGTAAATCTGATGACCCAAATAATCTAGTAGGGATCATTACAGAAAGAGATGTTATAGAAGATATTTCTATGAAAGGAGCTGCACACCTCCAAAGTCAAATTAAGGACATTATGTCTTCTAAAATAATTAAAGTTTCTCCAGATAACTCCACAGATGAAGCAATGGATTTAATGATAGACAATCAAATTAGACATCTTGCTGTTATGGAGAATGAAAAGTTGCTTGGTGTTGTTTCTATGAGGGACATTGTAAAAAAGTCCAACTAG
- a CDS encoding acetolactate synthase large subunit, whose translation MNASDALIKTLVANGLEVIFANPGTSEMHLVASIDNNPEIRPVLGLFEGVVTGAADGYARMAEKSAANLLHLGPGLGNGFANIHNAKKARSPMLNIVGDHATYHLKHNAPLTSDLDSLAKSASDWVGRATSSNDLCDLGNTAWQKANSFPGQVATLIVPADSAWGNFESKIPAPLEKLDLAPIDESQIKKSCEILQKDNSILFIGGKFLNEECVTLAAKISSKTGCRLVTDTFVSRIRRGEGLPIIEQVPYFAESATEFLKNTSGIVFIGSRPPVSFFAYPDKESFLTPKSSEILILSTPEQDGLKALKALVDESDAKEITKSLLQSKIEDMPTIGDLNINNLGLLIANLMPEESIVSDEAATSSFLVTPQALKAKPHDWLTLTGGSIGQGLPLAVGAAIAKPDRPVITLHGDGGAMYTIQALWSQARENLNITNIIFANNSYEILKIELSRVGAIKTGKRADSMLSLENPPIDWMSLSKSMGVPCYEPKKVEDFIKIFSSAVKEPGPTTIVVKL comes from the coding sequence GTGAACGCCTCAGACGCATTAATAAAAACATTGGTTGCCAATGGCTTAGAAGTTATTTTTGCCAATCCTGGCACTTCTGAAATGCATTTAGTCGCTTCAATAGACAATAATCCAGAAATAAGACCTGTACTAGGATTATTTGAAGGAGTTGTTACTGGCGCTGCAGATGGTTATGCACGAATGGCTGAAAAAAGTGCAGCAAATCTCTTACATCTCGGACCAGGATTAGGAAATGGTTTTGCCAATATACACAATGCTAAGAAAGCGAGATCGCCAATGCTTAATATTGTTGGGGATCATGCTACTTATCATCTTAAGCATAATGCTCCATTAACCTCTGATTTAGATAGTTTGGCAAAATCTGCATCCGATTGGGTCGGGAGGGCAACTAGCTCAAATGATCTTTGTGATTTGGGAAACACTGCTTGGCAAAAAGCAAACTCTTTCCCAGGACAGGTAGCAACTCTGATTGTTCCCGCTGATTCGGCATGGGGAAACTTTGAATCAAAAATTCCAGCTCCTTTGGAAAAGTTGGATCTTGCCCCAATAGATGAATCGCAAATAAAAAAATCATGTGAAATCTTACAAAAAGATAATTCAATACTTTTCATAGGAGGAAAATTTTTAAATGAAGAATGCGTTACTTTAGCTGCAAAGATCTCAAGTAAAACCGGATGTAGACTAGTTACTGATACTTTTGTCTCTAGAATAAGAAGGGGAGAAGGCCTTCCTATTATCGAACAAGTACCTTATTTTGCAGAATCAGCAACGGAATTTTTAAAAAATACTTCAGGAATAGTTTTTATTGGAAGTAGACCACCAGTTTCTTTTTTTGCTTACCCAGATAAAGAAAGTTTTCTAACTCCTAAATCTTCAGAAATTCTTATCTTATCCACCCCTGAACAAGATGGACTTAAAGCTTTAAAAGCTCTAGTAGATGAATCAGATGCAAAAGAAATAACCAAATCTTTATTACAAAGTAAGATAGAAGATATGCCCACGATAGGGGATTTAAACATAAATAATTTAGGACTTTTAATTGCTAATTTAATGCCAGAAGAATCAATAGTTTCTGATGAAGCAGCTACTTCAAGTTTTTTGGTAACGCCACAAGCTCTAAAAGCAAAACCTCATGATTGGCTAACCCTTACTGGAGGTTCAATAGGGCAGGGACTTCCCTTAGCAGTTGGAGCAGCAATTGCCAAACCTGATAGACCTGTTATTACTTTGCATGGAGACGGAGGCGCTATGTATACAATTCAAGCGCTGTGGTCTCAAGCAAGAGAAAACTTAAACATAACAAATATAATTTTTGCTAATAATTCATATGAAATTCTTAAAATAGAGCTGTCCAGAGTTGGAGCAATAAAAACAGGTAAAAGAGCTGATTCCATGCTTTCTTTGGAAAATCCCCCTATAGATTGGATGAGCTTGTCTAAGTCTATGGGAGTACCATGTTACGAACCCAAAAAAGTAGAAGACTTTATAAAGATTTTTTCTTCTGCTGTTAAAGAACCCGGTCCAACAACCATCGTAGTAAAGTTATAA
- a CDS encoding haloalkane dehalogenase — protein sequence MKIIIMFFVSFFLLSCTESISVEIDTDGLNIVSPGIVRTPDERFDNLQDYPFEPNYLVVDGMRIHYLDEGPKDADPVFLLHGEPTWSYLFRKMIPILVENGHRVIVPDCVGFGKSDKFISKYDYSYIHHVDVMKELIETLDLQNATFFGQDWGGLVGLRVVAEMPERFGNIVVSNTGFAAASQLPAWFIENLIKLVVWWNGQITFDELSEAAERALSSGEPSPMTGASMFTKWMAYSYYSENMNIVGIIENFGGIDLTEGEAYAYEAPYPSGLYKAGAHVWPYLIPTQLPENEKLWKEVYEKWDKPFLVAFGENERITLRLKDDFMNRIPNPVEITLGGAGHFVQEEVGPELAQIISDFINGRPVTDLIR from the coding sequence ATGAAAATAATAATAATGTTTTTCGTTTCTTTTTTTCTGCTTTCATGTACTGAATCAATTTCAGTTGAGATTGACACTGACGGTTTGAATATAGTTTCCCCAGGCATAGTAAGAACTCCTGACGAACGTTTTGACAATTTGCAAGATTATCCCTTTGAACCAAATTATTTAGTGGTAGATGGAATGAGAATTCATTATCTTGATGAAGGGCCAAAAGATGCAGATCCCGTCTTTCTTTTACATGGCGAGCCTACTTGGAGTTATCTTTTTAGAAAAATGATTCCAATTCTTGTAGAAAATGGACATAGAGTAATAGTCCCAGATTGCGTAGGATTTGGAAAATCAGATAAATTTATATCGAAGTATGACTATAGTTACATTCATCATGTTGATGTAATGAAAGAATTAATTGAAACGTTAGATCTGCAAAATGCTACATTTTTTGGACAAGATTGGGGCGGGCTTGTTGGATTGAGAGTAGTTGCAGAAATGCCTGAGAGATTTGGAAACATAGTTGTATCGAATACTGGATTTGCTGCTGCCAGTCAGCTCCCAGCATGGTTTATAGAAAATTTAATAAAATTAGTAGTTTGGTGGAATGGGCAAATTACATTTGACGAATTATCCGAAGCTGCTGAGAGGGCTTTATCTTCAGGCGAACCATCTCCTATGACAGGAGCTTCTATGTTTACCAAATGGATGGCTTATTCATACTATTCAGAAAATATGAACATAGTAGGAATTATAGAAAATTTTGGAGGAATAGATCTTACAGAAGGAGAGGCATATGCATATGAAGCACCATATCCATCAGGTTTATATAAGGCGGGAGCACATGTGTGGCCTTATTTGATTCCAACTCAATTACCAGAGAATGAAAAATTATGGAAAGAAGTTTATGAGAAATGGGATAAACCTTTTTTGGTAGCTTTTGGAGAAAATGAAAGAATAACCTTAAGATTAAAAGATGATTTTATGAATAGAATTCCTAACCCTGTTGAAATTACTTTGGGTGGAGCAGGGCACTTTGTTCAAGAAGAGGTGGGACCTGAGTTAGCTCAAATAATTAGTGATTTTATTAATGGCAGGCCTGTAACTGATTTAATTAGATAA